One Solanum lycopersicum chromosome 2, SLM_r2.1 genomic region harbors:
- the HMGR gene encoding 3-hydroxy-3-methylglutaryl-coenzyme A reductase 1 codes for MDVRRRPVKPLCTSKDASAGEPLKQQQVSSPKASDALPLPLYLTNGLFFTMFFSVMYFLLVRWREKIRNSIPLHVVTLSELLAMVSLIASVIYLLGFFGIGFVQSFVSRSNSDSWDIEDENAEQLIIEEDSRRGPCAAATTLGCVVPPPPVRKIAPMVPQQPAKAALSQTEKPAPIIMPALSEDDEEIIQSVVQGKTPSYSLESKLGDCMRAASIRKEALQRITGKSLEGLPLEGFDYESILGQCCEMPVGYVQIPVGIAGPLLLDGREYSVPMATTEGCLVASTNRGCKAIFVSGGANSILLRDGMTRAPVVRFTTAKRAAELKFFVEDPLNFEILSLMFNKSSRFARLQGIQCAIAGKNLYMRFSCSTGDAMGMNMVSKGVQNVLDYLQSEYPDMDVIGISGNFCSDKKPAAVNWIEGRGKSVVCEAIIKEDVVKKVLKTEVAALVELNMLKNLTGSAMAGALGGFNAHASNIVSAVYLATGQDPAQNVESSHCITMMEAVNDGKDLHISVTMPSIEVGTVGGGTQLASQSACLNLLGVKGANRDAPGSNARLLATIVAGSVLAGELSLMSAISAGQLVKSHMKYNRSIKDISQVINSS; via the exons ATGGACGTTCGCCGGCGACCAGTTAAGCCTTTATGCACATCAAAAGATGCTTCCGCCGGCGAACCTCTGAAACAACAACAAGTTTCTTCTCCTAAAGCATCTGACGCGCTTCCACTCCCATTGTACCTAACCAATGGGTTGTTTTTCACCATGTTTTTCTCTGTTATGTATTTTCTTCTCGTAAGGTGGCGTGAGAAGATCCGTAATTCTATTCCTCTTCATGTGGTTACCCTTTCTGAATTGTTAGCTATGGTGTCATTGATTGCTTCCGTTATATATCTATTGGGTTTCTTTGGGATTGGGTTTGTTCAGTCGTTTGTGTCCAGGTCGAATAGTGATTCATGGGATATTGAGGATGAGAATGCTGAGCAGCTAATTATCGAGGAAGATAGCCGCCGGGGACCATGTGCTGCTGCAACTACTCTTGGCTGCGTTGTGCCTCCACCACCTGTTCGAAAAATTGCCCCAATGGTTCCACAGCAACCTGCCAAGGCAGCTTTGTCCCAAACGGAGAAGCCTGCGCCAATAATTATGCCAGCATTATCGGAAGATGACGAGGAGATAATACAATCTGTTGTTCAGGGTAAAACACCATCATATTCTTTGGAATCAAAGCTTGGTGATTGTATGAGAGCTGCTTCGATTCGAAAAGAGGCGTTACAGAGGATCACAGGGAAGTCATTGGAAGGGCTCCCATTGGAAGGATTTGACTATGAGTCTATTCTTGGACAATGCTGTGAGATGCCTGTAGGATATGTGCAAATACCGGTTGGTATTGCAGGGCCTTTGTTGCTTGATGGGAGAGAGTACTCAGTGCCAATGGCAACTACAGAAGGGTGTTTAGTTGCTAGCACCAACAGGGGTTGCAAGGCTATCTTTGTCTCTGGTGGCGCCAACAGCATTTTGCTCAGAGATGGCATGACAAGAGCTCCGGTTGTCCGGTTCACCACCGCCAAAAGAGCCGCAGAGTTGAAATTCTTCGTTGAGGATCCCCTTAACTTTGAGATTCTTTCTCTTATGTTCAACAA ATCAAGCAGATTTGCTCGATTACAGGGCATTCAATGTGCTATAGCTGGTAAAAATCTGTATATGAGATTCAGTTGTAGCACTGGTGATGCAATGGGAATGAACATGGTATCCAAAGGTGTCCAGAACGTTCTGGATTACCTTCAGAGTGAATATCCAGACATGGACGTCATTGGCATATCTG GGAACTTTTGTTCGGATAAGAAGCCAGCAGCAGTTAACTGGATTGAAGGTAGAGGAAAATCAGTAGTTTGCGAGGCAATAATCAAGGAGGATGTAGTGAAGAAAGTGTTGAAAACTGAGGTTGCTGCTCTTGTGGAGCTGAACATGCTTAAAAACCTTACTGGGTCAGCCATGGCTGGTGCCCTCGGTGGCTTCAATGCTCATGCCAGCAACATCGTCTCTGCTGTATATTTGGCCACTGGCCAAGACCCTGCTCAAAATGTTGAGAGCTCTCACTGCATTACTATGATGGAGGCTGTAAATGATGGCAAAGACCTCCATATTTCAGTAACTATGCCTTCTATTGAG GTTGGTACCGTAGGTGGTGGAACTCAACTTGCATCACAGTCAGCTTGCTTGAACTTACTAGGAGTTAAAGGTGCAAATAGAGATGCACCAGGTTCAAATGCAAGACTGTTGGCCACAATAGTAGCTGGTTCTGTTCTAGCTGGTGAGCTATCTCTCATGTCAGCTATCTCTGCTGGCCAACTAGTTAAAAGTCACATGAAATATAATAGATCTATCAAAGATATTTCCCAAGTAATCAATTCCTCTTGA